The proteins below are encoded in one region of Phaeodactylum tricornutum CCAP 1055/1 chromosome 3, complete sequence:
- a CDS encoding glycoprotein precursor (similar to glucoamylase precursor and cell surface glycoprotein. Glucoamylase breaks 1,4-glycosidic bonds. No interpro domains detected.), with translation MTVSFNLGVTAFFTYPHPDDVETESLGFSERSMDEDMFHEAEKGADDIWALSNANEDEIRSGVGSFGNLAMKGFGALGNAEPLGEHENFFDMIVDNDNNGASGDPPDLAPSTGSDMAGRDVSQNTMFVANDGVKKLASAVDDVAKRLLETNNDSDDAPVASRPDLWNEISNSFRLESLNTSFNGSFANIASESLQESRNFVGAYWMGSDQHSAIIAHMATEAAKVAAKQTASGLTTAVLTTNSAGVSIFLKIIVGVSFFFFSAGIIFTGVSLRDRIGPEVVAQGLKIPTNLTEKLNKTLPSRPTRSPTMYPAETYFPTSSLGPSVQQVDSRFPSPSITSQPSISGVPTQSQSTTNNYTTLMPTPSTNPENNQVVGTNLPTVTMSPLGLQPTRLPTVRHSSAVEMGSLPPTGRLVSNSNSPSTLEPIATESTPMNPSNAPSDEAAEAIVPTTLPAMKPSSLPIGEKTLVPNARPNTVKTHVPAAFTSTVPSTSTPGENLLSNDNPNNTPSPSLQPNKSSPGEQSKSPSNLINTLSPSQRDQPISVPNAQDSRTPSIVTPSGSPNDSSSSSAPNAAANEPSSMPSQSPLQSPTENPSAAPDSGPSSSSAPNAAANEPSSTPSQSPLQSPTESPSAAPDSGPSSSSAPNAAANEPSSTPSQSPLQSPTESPSAAPDSGPSSSSAPNAAANEPSSTPSQSPLQSPTESPSAAPDSGPSSSSAPNAAANEPSSTPSQSPLQSPTESPSAAPDSGPSSSSAPNAAANEPSSTPSQSPLQSPTESPSAAPDSGPSSSSAPNAAANEPSSMPSQSPFQSPSESPSAAPDLGPSSSSAPNAAANEPSSTPSQSPLQSPSESPSAAPDSGPSS, from the exons AAATAAG AAGCGGGGTTGGAAGTTTCGGGAATTTGGCGATGAAGGGGTTTGGTGCATTGGGGAATGCTGAACCATTAGGGGAGCATGAGAACTTTTTCGATATGATCGTAGATAATGACAACAATGGCGCTTCGGGAGATCCACCCGACTTGGCTCCTTCTACTGGGTCAGATATGGCTGGGCGAGACGTATCTCAAAATACAATGTTTGTTGCTAACGATGGTGTAAAAAAACTTGCCTCAGCTGTAGATGATGTCGCCAAAAGGCTCCTTGAGACAAACAACGACTCCGACGATGCTCCAGTAGCGTCAAGGCCTGATCTATGGAATGAAATAAGCAACAGTTTTCGCTTGGAATCTTTGAACACAAGTTTCAACGGAAGTTTTGCAAACATAGCAAGTGAGAGTCTTCAAGAGTCACGAAACTTTGTGGGCGCGTATTGGATGGGAAGTGATCA GCATAGCGCGATTATAGCCCATATGGCTACAGAGGCAGCCAAAGTCGCGGCAAAGCAAACCGCTTCTGGACTAACAACTGCGGTGTTGACGACGAATAGCGCCGGTGTATCTATTTTTTTGAAGATAATAGTTGGTGtgagcttcttcttcttttcggcTGGGATCATTTTTACCGGCGTATCGCTTCGCGACAGAATAGGACCAGAGGTTGTGGCCCAAGGCCTTAAGATACCTACAAATTTGACCGAAAAGTTGAACAAGACATTGCCCTCACGGCCAACAAGATCTCCAACGATGTACCCTGCTGAGACCTATTTTCCAACATCTTCACTTGGACCTTCCGTGCAGCAGGTGGATTCACGCTTTCCATCTCCTTCTATCACCTCCCAACCCTCTATTTCAGGGGTTCCTACTCAAAGTCAGTCGACTACAAACAATTATACTACATTAATGCCTACTCCAAGCACCAATCCAGAAAACAATCAGGTAGTAGGTACAAACTTACCAACGGTAACGATGAGTCCGCTCGGACTTCAGCCAACTCGGCTGCCCACTGTCCGCCATTCATCGGCAGTGGAGATGGGAAGTCTTCCTCCAACAGGACGACTCGTCTCGAATTCAAACAGCCCGTCGACATTAGAGCCGATAGCGACCGAATCAACACCAATGAATCCAAGCAATGCTCCCTCTGACGAAGCGGCTGAAGCGATAGTACCAACGACTTTGCCAGCCATGAAGCCCTCTTCCTTACCAATAGGCGAGAAAACCCTGGTGCCAAATGCAAGACCAAATACGGTAAAAACCCACGTTCCAGCAGCATTCACAAGCACCGTTCCCTCAACTTCAACGCCCGGGGAAAACCTACTATCCAATGACAATCCAAACAATACGCCTTCTCCGTCATTGCAACCCAACAAGTCATCACCCGGCGAGCAAAGCAAATCTCCATCAAATCTCATTAACACATTGAGTCCTTCCCAAAGAGATCAACCTATTTCGGTACCAAACGCGCAGGACAGCCGGACACCCTCTATCGTGACCCCCAGCGGGTCGCCAAACGATTCCTC CTCCAGCTCTGCACCCAACGCAGCCGCAAATGAGCCATCTAGCATGCCGAGCCAGTCGCCATTACAAAGTCCGACTGAAAATCCTTCCGCCGCCCCAGACTCGGGGCCTAGCTCCAGCTCTGCACCCAACGCAGCCGCAAATGAGCCATCTAGCACGCCGAGCCAGTCGCCATTACAAAGTCCGACTGAAAGTCCTTCCGCCGCCCCAGACTCGGGGCCTAGCTCCAGCTCTGCACCCAACGCAGCCGCAAATGAGCCATCTAGCACGCCGAGCCAGTCGCCATTACAAAGTCCGACTGAAAGTCCTTCCGCCGCCCCAGACTCAGGGCCTAGCTCCAGCTCTGCACCCAACGCAGCCGCAAATGAGCCATCTAGCACGCCGAGCCAGTCGCCATTACAAAGTCCGACTGAAAGTCCTTCCGCCGCCCCAGACTCAGGGCCTAGCTCCAGCTCTGCACCCAACGCAGCCGCAAATGAGCCATCTAGCACGCCGAGCCAGTCGCCATTACAAAGTCCGACTGAAAGTCCTTCCGCCGCCCCAGACTCAGGGCCTAGCTCCAGCTCTGCACCCAACGCAGCCGCAAATGAGCCATCTAGCACGCCGAGCCAGTCGCCATTACAAAGTCCGACTGAAAGTCCTTCCGCCGCCCCAGACTCAGGGCCTAGCTCCAGCTCTGCACCCAACGCAGCCGCAAATGAGCCATCTAGCATGCCGAGCCAGTCGCCATTTCAAAGTCCGAGTGAAA GTCCTTCCGCCGCCCCAGACTTAGGGCCTAGCTCCAGCTCTGCGCCCAATGCAGCCGCAAATGAGCCATCTAGCACGCCGAGCCAGTCGCCATTACAAAGTCCGAGTGAAAGTCCTTCCGCCGCCCCAGACTCAGGGCCTAGCTCC
- a CDS encoding predicted protein, giving the protein MKHPATFVSGTRRARSQHSRTSLCVQFPYDHITSPFWIGNAVSTSPADSFEPVLNVPALGSFLFIALVFSLLRWRVGAIERAADRRTTALEGFRTIKSQALEGKADEEKVQLALEDYKRAVEEVENLRTIIPGVRIAPPPSTASLSTERSNENAAAARQFLGMELDTLPQQQSNEEGKQGLPVPLVLLLGLVAASQVGLLFLFLQDPMSSSSSF; this is encoded by the coding sequence ATGAAACATCCCGCTACCTTTGTGTCCGGGACTCGCCGAGCCCGCAGTCAGCACAGTCGAACATCGCTTTGCGTTCAGTTCCCTTATGACCACATTACGTCCCCCTTCTGGATTGGCAACGCTGTATCAACTTCTCCAGCGGATTCTTTCGAACCGGTTTTGAACGTTCCGGCCTTAGGGTCCTTCCTCTTTATTGCGCTCGTCTTTTCCTTGTTGCGTTGGCGGGTGGGAGCGATCGAGCGGGCCGCGGATCGTCGGACCACCGCACTAGAAGGATTCCGGACGATCAAATCACAAGCACTCGAGGGCAAggccgacgaagaaaaggtCCAGTTGGCACTGGAAGATTATAAGCGTgccgtggaagaagtcgaaaaCCTACGCACCATTATTCCGGGAGTCCGTATTGCCCCACCACCTTCGACGGCATCCCTCTCCACCGAACGGTCCAACGAAAACGCCGCGGCGGCTCGGCAATTCCTTGGTATGGAACTCGATACCTTGCCGCAACAGCAGTCCAACGAGGAGGGAAAGCAGGGATTGCCGGTACCCTTGGTTCTATTACTGGGACTGGTGGCAGCGAGTCAAGTGGGGTTATTGTTTCTGTTTCTTCAAGATCCCATGTCGAGTAGTAGTTCcttctag
- a CDS encoding predicted protein → PIVYHEDYSFADWPSLHTFPMDKFARTAHALLTTCKATYPESSLPRPLVRQELDFFRPLDFGDVPRSWLSGPIDSVFVDRFLNAQLSHEECRVIGFREQTGRTELIRRTVLEVAGTVLTSQLACRYGIAAHVAGGTHHAHVTGGAGYTIFNDLAVATHVVTATEPSVERVLVIDCDVHQGDGTARFSAAPDGPLHSKLYTLSLHCASNYPRLKAHSTWDVGLPDRMEDDEYMDALVRAVDVALAAAQPDLVLYDAGVDVYRKDKLGRLHLTLDGIRRRDRWVLDRCVSARIPVAAVVGGGYDRDVDALARRHAIVHEEASYVWR, encoded by the coding sequence CCTATCGTCTATCACGAAGACTATTCCTTCGCCGATTGGCCCTCGTTACACACCTTTCCCATGGACAAATTCGCTCGCACAGCTCACGCTCTTTTGACAACTTGTAAAGCGACTTACCCCGAAAGTTCGCTTCCTCGTCCACTGGTTCGCCAGGAATTGGATTTCTTCCGCCCGCTCGACTTTGGTGACGTTCCCCGATCCTGGTTGTCCGGTCCGATTGActccgtcttcgtcgaccgCTTTCTGAATGCTCAGCTATCGCACGAAGAATGCCGGGTCATTGGATTCCGGGAACAGACGGGTCGGACGGAGCTTATTCGGCGGACCGTCTTGGAAGTGGCCGGGACGGTGCTCACGTCTCAGTTGGCTTGTCGCTACGGCATCGCTGCACACGTGGCCGGCGGTACTCATCACGCCCATGTTACGGGTGGTGCCGGCTACACCATATTTAACGACTTGGCCGTCGCGACGCACGTCGTGACTGCGACGGAACCTTCTGTCGAGCGTGTGTTGGTCATTGATTGCGATGTGCATCAGGGCGATGGGACGGCCCGCTTCTCGGCGGCCCCGGACGGTCCCTTGCACAGCAAACTCTACACGTTAAGTTTGCACTGTGCGAGTAATTATCCGCGCCTCAAGGCACATTCCACCTGGGATGTGGGTTTGCCGGACCGCATGGAGGACGATGAATATATGGACGCGTTGGTCCGCGCCGTCGACGTGGCCTTGGCCGCTGCCCAACCCGATCTAGTCCTGTACGACGCCGGTGTCGACGTATATCGCAAGGATAAATTGGGACGGCTCCACCTGACGCTCGACGGCATTCGTCGACGCGATCGGTGGGTACTGGATCGGTGCGTGTCGGCGAGAATTCCCGTCGCGGCCGTGGTCGGAGGCGGGTACGACCGTGACGTGGACGCCCTAGCACGACGACACGCAATCGTGCACGAAGAAGCCAGCTACGTGTGGAGA
- a CDS encoding predicted protein gives MSSVSSRSSQPAPSSKAPLTKQKPAIDPQSSLLSTTENGAAIAMAFPSVASDPTAALPPLRDETSAYPLVAKTCLQLTHFAANGSSAHGEETTAVASSALFHDPSYARILTTALDALIVCMRDHQDRRCRILAAQTLAILARAGYARIRHSPWVFAQREPTLGLLEDQVGSEIPAALAVASLDDPDDGVSAFALQALGRLVLGSSPTSGTLVEDDLAREIAAIAFAKATPYAPTLRAVADEDPSIPSMELQTRVTENILIPRMLQMIDRLLQYPRSDHVIVALPVVVATLVYMVQIVPAQLQGMDPTTYAKRWMEVDAKGLVDTLVQGVLLPAMQSSLDGALASAAVLASLRLAHICPQQFWVPQVISATVATLQEELFYKPLPQSLEQRMTTTAVVLIALRAVPFPTRTVTLIALVDIVAELPATIPVPHGVCTPGVLLSWEGYNVYHRPSRMGFWTEIALSFFIDGPVVEGGIAYPRKESLQQFLGSSSFVKVLTDSDNTRTVFARDELLVAFGTVAVETGRRFRVGTDGSSIIVDPNTSSVVEWVKMARRILVAFVPCINLGPKTPYLTEDLSMTSAGLATYARLLQEWLHFSGLIQPATSAALKLTANACPPHLLFDTLAESAAFLSSFPAADMGEMEPSSKLMNEIVVREVKQGIPSHHLRLFVLALAADHWVQSRILSTRKHFESSKKGASSLNLNMQSGRDICAALSPKRMLAKIIQAHVPPVDADGKRKKDPIQKLALETVRVCVACIENIALIACDWLKRIGSSPEAKHLISVSVGLLQGKIDETPLDNTMHSVVGPFCEAAVARIQAFYESDDTGLDQAFPVSELVTQSIKTKIKPLVSSSPQPAASEEDYLKGYLTQFYRQIVLGRVAQAVYSFPSVGSSLLMARPTNWLRLSIPPIPESKDARALGNVGDTLNASRDLVAASSSPSDATAVVLACIPRRNPRYDGEEEFRLTVVMRAYNVTAVEFSRGLRLEFGVTSHEPDPSDLDNITSIDEIRSLTKVEHAGSGEQDSISASAVYRDELKAGEYITWEVSLSPLSDNRSISVVPSVIYRCISSEPLEAGAEWTGYGMAGSGDISTSTGAESKTGEDDFQVTQLDGKPHLQSSKKSEFENVQICGESLVLSPMFGFQPCPLVFFLDRWGDVDTFRFLWFRMLFQAPPIRLKGNPQIFVSTHEKKSLTAKVGALSALTWDGEAIPGGYATKAWAFMTLSGKRILALLTESESKVSSQPELSLHLRADDRLLLFSLVGSKAAQDRVAITLTPGLFPYI, from the coding sequence ATGAGTAGTGTAAGCAGTCGAAGTAGCCAGCcggcgccgtcgtcaaagGCACCGttgacgaaacaaaagccTGCCATTGACCCGCAATCTTCTCTACTCTCGACGACGGAAAATGGAGCGGCGATTGCCATGGCCTTCCCCTCGGTAGCGTCGGATCCCACTGCAGCGCTCCCACCGCTACGGGACGAAACTTCGGCATACCCGCTCGTCGCCAAGACGTGTTTGCAGCTCACCCATTTCGCCGCCAACGGATCTTCGGCGCATGGTGAAGAAACCACTGCGGTGGCGTCGTCGGCGCTCTTTCACGATCCGTCGTACGCGCGTATACTGACAACGGCCTTGGACGCCTTGATTGTCTGCATGCGCGACCATCAGGACCGACGGTGCCGTATTTTGGCAGCCCAAACACTCGCAATACTCGCCCGTGCCGGATACGCCAGGATCCGGCACTCTCCCTGGGTGTTTGCGCAACGCGAACCGACCCTCGGGCTACTCGAAGATCAGGTGGGGTCGGAAATTCCCGCGGCGTTAGCTGTCGCGTCGCTCGACGACCCCGATGACGGGGTATCCGCCTTTGCTTTACAAGCCCTGGGACGGCTCGTTTTGGGGTCGTCGCCGACCAGCGGAACGCTCGTAGAAGACGACCTAGCCAGGGAGATTGCCGCCATTGCTTTTGCCAAAGCAACACCCTACGCTCCAACCCTGCGAGCTGTGGCCGACGAGGACCCATCCATCCCGAGTATGGAATTGCAAACGAGAGTGACGGAAAATATACTCATTCCGCGAATGCTGCAAATGATCGATCGACTGTTGCAATACCCACGATCCGACCACGTGATCGTCGCCTTGCCCGTCGTGGTCGCCACGCTGGTCTATATGGTGCAGATTGTTCCAGCACAGTTGCAAGGTATGGATCCCACTACATACGCCAAGCGTTGGATGGAGGTGGATGCCAAGGGTCTCGTCGATACCCTTGTCCAAGGAGTATTGCTACCGGCAATGCAATCTTCCTTGGATGGCGCATTGGCGTCGGCCGCGGTCCTGGCTTCGTTGCGTCTCGCACACATCTGTCCTCAGCAATTTTGGGTACCGCAGGTGATATCCGCGACCGTAGCTACCTTGCAGGAGGAACTGTTTTATAAGCCCCTTCCGCAATCGCTAGAACAACGCATGACCACAACGGCGGTCGTGTTAATTGCTTTGCGGGCCGTTCCCTTTCCGACTCGAACCGTGACCCTGATTGCGTTAGTCGATATCGTGGCGGAGCTTCCCGCGACAATCCCGGTGCCTCACGGAGTTTGTACCCCTGGCGTCTTGCTTTCTTGGGAAGGCTACAACGTTTACCATCGACCGTCACGGATGGGATTCTGGACAGAAATTGCACTCTCCTTTTTTATCGATGGACCCGTGGTCGAAGGTGGAATAGCGTATCCGCGCAAAGAGTCGCTCCAGCAATTTCTGGGAAGTTCATCTTTTGTCAAGGTTCTTACCGATTCGGACAACACGCGTACAGTTTTTGCTCGCGATGAACTGCTCGTTGCCTTTGGGACGGTCGCCGTCGAGACTGGCCGTCGTTTTCGTGTCGGAACGGACGGGTCATCGATCATCGTGGATCCGAACACGTCGTCGGTCGTCGAATGGGTTAAAATGGCACGACGTATTCTCGTGGCCTTTGTGCCTTGCATAAATCTAGGTCCCAAGACTCCGTACTTGACGGAAGACCTGTCGATGACTTCAGCTGGTCTCGCCACTTATGCGCGCTTACTACAGGAGTGGTTGCATTTTTCCGGTCTTATACAGCCTGCCACATCCGCGGCCCTGAAGTTGACCGCCAATGCCTGTCCACCACATCTACTTTTTGACACTCTTGCTGAGTCGGCCGCCTTCTTGTCCTCATTTCCCGCCGCGGATATGGGCGAAATGGAACCTTCAAGTAAACTCATGAATGAAATCGTTGTCCGCGAAGTCAAGCAGGGTATTCCGTCCCATCATCTACGACTGTTCGTCTTGGCTCTGGCGGCGGACCACTGGGTGCAAAGTCGCATCTTGAGTACGCGGAAGCACTTTGAAAGTAGCAAAAAGGGCGCCAGCTCTTTGAATCTGAATATGCAGAGTGGTAGAGATATTTGTGCTGCACTTAGTCCCAAACGTATGTTGGCCAAAATTATCCAAGCTCATGTGCCTCCCGTCGATGCCGATGGAAAGCGAAAGAAAGATCCCATCCAGAAGCTGGCACTAGAAACAGTTCGTGTTTGTGTCGCGTGCATCGAAAACATTGCGCTTATTGCTTGTGATTGGTTGAAACGTATTGGCTCCAGCCCGGAAGCAAAACACTTGATATCAGTTTCCGTAGGATTGTTGCAAGGGAAAATTGACGAAACACCTCTGGATAATACAATGCACAGTGTCGTGGGTCCATTCTGCGAGGCAGCTGTAGCCCGTATTCAAGCCTTTTACGAAAGTGACGACACTGGATTGGACCAAGCATTTCCCGTCTCCGAGCTGGTGACGCAGTCGATCAAGACAAAAATCAAACCGCTCGTTTCATCGTCACCGCAACCGGCAGCATCCGAAGAAGACTACCTCAAAGGCTATTTGACGCAGTTTTATCGTCAAATAGTATTAGGACGAGTAGCACAAGCTGTCTATTCTTTCCCATCGGTTGGTTCCAGTCTCTTGATGGCGCGGCCAACGAATTGGTTGAGGCTCAGCATCCCGCCTATTCCGGAATCCAAAGATGCTCGCGCGCTAGGGAATGTCGGCGACACTCTCAACGCTTCCCGTGATTTAGTAGCAGCTTCGTCGTCTCCCTCTGATGCTACGGCTGTTGTCCTTGCCTGTATTCCGAGAAGAAATCCCCGATACGACGGAGAAGAAGAGTTCCGTTTGACGGTCGTAATGAGAGCCTATAATGTTACTGCAGTCGAATTCAGTAGAGGTCTTCGCCTCGAATTCGGCGTTACGTCCCATGAGCCTGATCCGTCCGATCTAGACAACATTACTAGCATTGATGAGATCCGGTCGTTGACGAAGGTTGAGCATGCAGGATCAGGTGAACAAGACTCGATTTCGGCTTCTGCGGTGTATCGAGATGAGCTAAAAGCGGGGGAATATATCACGTGGGAAGTATCACTGAGTCCTCTATCAGATAACCGAAGTATTTCCGTCGTACCCTCGGTAATTTATCGATGTATTTCCTCCGAACCGCTAGAAGCTGGCGCGGAATGGACTGGATATGGGATGGCGGGGAGCGGAGATATAAGCACTTCAACTGGTGCTGAAAGCAAGACTGGAGAAGACGATTTTCAGGTAACGCAGCTGGATGGCAAACCGCACTTACAATCAAGTAAGAAATCAGAATTCGAGAATGTTCAAATTTGTGGAGAATCATTGGTACTTTCGCCAATGTTTGGATTCCAGCCCTGTCCCTTAGTCTTCTTTCTAGATAGATGGGGAGACGTAGATACGTTCCGCTTTCTATGGTTTCGCATGTTGTTTCAAGCCCCACCAATTCGGCTGAAGGGAAATCCACAAATTTTTGTATCAACTCATGAAAAGAAGTCCTTAACGGCCAAAGTCGGGGCATTATCTGCTTTGACGTGGGATGGCGAAGCAATCCCTGGCGGTTACGCAACCAAAGCATGGGCCTTCATGACATTGTCCGGAAAAAGGATACTAGCACTTTTAACTGAATCCGAGAGCAAAGTTTCGTCGCAACCGGAGCTCTCTCTTCATCTTCGAGCCGACGAccgacttttgcttttctcaTTGGTTGGATCGAAGGCTGCCCAGGATAGAGTGGCAATCACTTTAACCCCAGGGCTGTTCCCCTACATCTAA